From one Gossypium hirsutum isolate 1008001.06 chromosome D08, Gossypium_hirsutum_v2.1, whole genome shotgun sequence genomic stretch:
- the LOC107932828 gene encoding uncharacterized protein isoform X1, whose translation MQLYMPLMINLRNNIKMRRTSFKRVIIFLGLTLCYVLGEADLGLDTRKPKILDGKNVPNNPTRHAVKSIQSEDGDIIDCIDIYKQPSLDHPSLKNHIIQLAPSYNPNMEEIQTSEQPLRSVTSQVWQKSGSCPKGTIPVVRRTHNDDELLSNSRKKSPLTVHQRNHSKAILLTEGYNYAGVKADIKVWNPHVESDDEYSTSRISLRSGPWYDFESVEAGWAVNPGVYGDRQTRLFAYWTVDASKKTGCFDLTCPGFVQTSHEIALGAAIYPISVFRGLPYQITLFIFKDPNTNNLWVQYGERTNIGYWPPKLFTTLTYGAECAEWGGDVYSSKLEQVPHTETQMGNGNFPDYIDGNSGYMKRMRILDISLNLKFPEWVGTYADEYWCYQSQYVSDYVVDPEFYFGGPGRNEMCP comes from the exons ATGCaattatacatgccattgatgaTCAATTTGAGAAACAATATCAAAATGAGAAGAACAAGTTTTAAACGAGTGATCATTTTCTTGGGGTTAACACTTTGTTATGTACTTGGAGAGGCTGATTTAGGGTTGGATACAAGAAAACCTAAGATTTTAGATGGAAAAAATGTACCAAACAACCCTACAAGGCATGCAGTGAAATCAATTCAG AGTGAAGATGGTGACATTATAGATTGCATTGACATTTACAAGCAACCTTCATTGGATCATCCTTCTTTGAAGAATCACATCATCCAG TTGGCACCAAGTTATAATCCAAACATGGAGGAAATTCAGACAAGTGAACAACCTTTGAGGAGTGTAACATCTCAAGTATGGCAGAAAAGTGGAAGCTGTCCCAAAGGAACAATCCCAGTAGTTCGAAGAACCCATAATGATGATGAGTTATTATCTAACTCAAGGAAGAAGAGTCCATTGACCGTACATCAAAGGAACCATTCG AAGGCAATATTGTTGACGGAAGGGTATAACTATGCGGGAGTGAAAGCAGATATCAAAGTATGGAACCCTCATGTTGAATCCGACGATGAATATTCCACCTCTAGAATTAGCCTCCGAAGTGGTCCTTGGTATGATTTTGAGAGCGTTGAAGCTGGTTGGGCG GTGAATCCTGGTGTGTATGGAGATAGACAAACTCGATTATTTGCTTATTGGACG GTTGATGCATCAAAGAAAACAGGGTGTTTTGATCTAACATGCCCCGGATTTGTTCAGACAAGCCATGAAATTGCTCTTGGTGCAGCCATTTACCCTATCTCTGTCTTCCGAGGTCTTCCATATCAGATAACTCTCTTTATATTTAAG GATCCAAACACAAACAATCTATGGGTACAATACGGTGAAAGAACCAACATAGGGTATTGGCCACCGAAGCTGTTCACAACACTGACCTACGGTGCGGAATGTGCGGAGTGGGGCGGCGATGTTTACAGCTCAAAGTTGGAGCAAGTTCCCCACACGGAAACACAAATGGGCAACGGTAATTTCCCGGATTATATCGACGGGAATTCAGGGTATATGAAAAGAATGAGGATTCTCGACATATCGCTCAACTTGAAATTCCCGGAATGGGTGGGCACTTATGCAGATGAATATTGGTGTTATCAATCTCAATATGTTTCGGATTATGTTGTAGATCCTGAGTTTTATTTTGGTGGCCCTGGAAGGAATGAAATGTGTCCTTGA
- the LOC107932828 gene encoding uncharacterized protein isoform X2 gives MQLYMPLMINLRNNIKMRRTSFKRVIIFLGLTLCYVLGEADLGLDTRKPKILDGKNVPNNPTRHAVKSIQSEDGDIIDCIDIYKQPSLDHPSLKNHIIQLAPSYNPNMEEIQTSEQPLRSVTSQVWQKSGSCPKGTIPVVRRTHNDDELLSNSRKKSPLTVHQRNHSKAILLTEGYNYAGVKADIKVWNPHVESDDEYSTSRISLRSGPWYDFESVEAGWAVNPGVYGDRQTRLFAYWTDPNTNNLWVQYGERTNIGYWPPKLFTTLTYGAECAEWGGDVYSSKLEQVPHTETQMGNGNFPDYIDGNSGYMKRMRILDISLNLKFPEWVGTYADEYWCYQSQYVSDYVVDPEFYFGGPGRNEMCP, from the exons ATGCaattatacatgccattgatgaTCAATTTGAGAAACAATATCAAAATGAGAAGAACAAGTTTTAAACGAGTGATCATTTTCTTGGGGTTAACACTTTGTTATGTACTTGGAGAGGCTGATTTAGGGTTGGATACAAGAAAACCTAAGATTTTAGATGGAAAAAATGTACCAAACAACCCTACAAGGCATGCAGTGAAATCAATTCAG AGTGAAGATGGTGACATTATAGATTGCATTGACATTTACAAGCAACCTTCATTGGATCATCCTTCTTTGAAGAATCACATCATCCAG TTGGCACCAAGTTATAATCCAAACATGGAGGAAATTCAGACAAGTGAACAACCTTTGAGGAGTGTAACATCTCAAGTATGGCAGAAAAGTGGAAGCTGTCCCAAAGGAACAATCCCAGTAGTTCGAAGAACCCATAATGATGATGAGTTATTATCTAACTCAAGGAAGAAGAGTCCATTGACCGTACATCAAAGGAACCATTCG AAGGCAATATTGTTGACGGAAGGGTATAACTATGCGGGAGTGAAAGCAGATATCAAAGTATGGAACCCTCATGTTGAATCCGACGATGAATATTCCACCTCTAGAATTAGCCTCCGAAGTGGTCCTTGGTATGATTTTGAGAGCGTTGAAGCTGGTTGGGCG GTGAATCCTGGTGTGTATGGAGATAGACAAACTCGATTATTTGCTTATTGGACG GATCCAAACACAAACAATCTATGGGTACAATACGGTGAAAGAACCAACATAGGGTATTGGCCACCGAAGCTGTTCACAACACTGACCTACGGTGCGGAATGTGCGGAGTGGGGCGGCGATGTTTACAGCTCAAAGTTGGAGCAAGTTCCCCACACGGAAACACAAATGGGCAACGGTAATTTCCCGGATTATATCGACGGGAATTCAGGGTATATGAAAAGAATGAGGATTCTCGACATATCGCTCAACTTGAAATTCCCGGAATGGGTGGGCACTTATGCAGATGAATATTGGTGTTATCAATCTCAATATGTTTCGGATTATGTTGTAGATCCTGAGTTTTATTTTGGTGGCCCTGGAAGGAATGAAATGTGTCCTTGA
- the LOC107932889 gene encoding abscisic acid receptor PYL2: MDSAEPPPHGLTKEEYTELKPLIQTYHKFEPIPNTCTSLITQRIDAPVRAVWPFIRSFEAPQKYKHFIKSCNMSSGDGGVGSVREVTVVSGLPASKSTERLEMLDDEKHILSFRVVGGEHRLRNYRSVTSVSEFKEEGKVYTVVLESYIVDIPEGNSGEDTKMFVDTVVKLNLQKLGVIAIAGSVHGHD, encoded by the coding sequence ATGGACTCAGCGGAGCCACCCCCTCATGGCCTAACCAAAGAAGAATACACCGAGCTTAAGCCATTGATCCAAACATACCACAAATTCGAGCCAATACCCAACACATGCACGTCCCTCATAACCCAACGCATCGACGCTCCGGTCCGAGCCGTATGGCCATTCATTCGTAGCTTCGAAGCACCTCAAAAATACAAGCACTTCATAAAAAGCTGCAACATGAGCAGCGGCGACGGCGGTGTAGGAAGCGTTAGGGAAGTCACCGTCGTTTCGGGTCTACCGGCGTCGAAGAGTACGGAGAGGTTGGAGATGTTGGATGATGAGAAGCATATATTGAGTTTTAGGGTCGTCGGTGGTGAACATAGGTTGAGGAACTACCGGTCGGTGACGTCGGTGAGTGAGTTTAAAGAGGAAGGTAAGGTTTATACAGTTGTTTTGGAATCTTATATCGTTGATATACCGGAAGGGAATAGTGGAGAAGATACGAAGATGTTTGTGGACACGGTGGTGAAGTTGAACCTACAAAAGCTTGGGGTTATTGCAATAGCCGGTTCAGTTCATGGACATGattga
- the LOC107932888 gene encoding protein REVERSION-TO-ETHYLENE SENSITIVITY1: MVIVHHQELHRPDPCVPIMDRKQGYDIELMSSTSKVEHELWPLDGIDSKNSKFPCCLVWTPLPVVSWLAPFIGHVGICREDGAVLDFSVSNFVNVDGFAFGAAARYVQLDREKCCFPPNMSGHTCKPGYQHSEYGTAITWDDALRSSARNFEHKSYNLFTCNSHLFVANCLNRLCYDGSMDWNMITVVALVIIKGHWVNNMSIIRSFLPSTVVLCLGLVSVGWPFLVGLFSFSILLMGWFLLGTYFFKTLLER; the protein is encoded by the exons ATGGTGATAGTTCACCACCAAGAACTACATAGACCCGACCCCTGTGTTCCCATAATGGATCGCAAACAAGGTTACGATATTGAACTTATGAGTTCCACTTCTAAAGTTGAGCATGAATTATGGCCGTTGGATGGAATTGATTCGAAGAATTCCAAGTTTCCCTGTTGTCTAGTTTGGACACCACTCCCTGTTGTTTCATGGTTAGCACCTTTCATAGGACACGTAGGGATTTGCCGAGAGGATGGAGCGGTTCTTGACTTTTCGGTGTCGAATTTTGTCAATGTTGATGGTTTTGCTTTTGGTGCTGCAGCTCGATATGTTCAACTCGATAGAGAAAAG TGTTGCTTTCCTCCCAACATGTCCGGGCATACATGCAAGCCAGGTTACCAACATTCCGAGTACGGGACTGCAATCACATGGGATGATGCATTACGGTCGAGCGCACGTAACTTTGAGCACAAGAGCTACAACCTCTTCACGTGCAACTCTCACTTGTTCGTAGCCAATTGTCTCAACCGACTTTGCTACGACGGATCGATGGATTGGAACATGATAACCGTGGTGGCTTTAGTAATTATCAAGGGGCATTGGGTCAATAACATGTCGATAATAAGATCATTCCTCCCTTCCACGGTGGTGCTTTGCCTCGGGTTAGTATCGGTCGGCTGGCCCTTTTTGGTTGGATTGTTCTCATTCTCTATACTTCTAATGGGGTGGTTTCTATTGGGAACTTATTTTTTCAAAACGTTATTGGAAAGATAG
- the LOC107932841 gene encoding NDR1/HIN1-like protein 6: MSDKVPSSSPTVAAAAKGGTDEPPPSTTAPANGGAKKTHLYNPTSRPTYPAITGTVLYVLYRPHRPSFTLASFRIHRLNLTTSADSASSHLSTLFNLTISSKNPNAYLSFSYDPFTVSCVSSDGDVFLGNGTLPAFFSGSKIETTFRGVAVATSSDVDAETMNGLRPELKKKKGFLLKVEMDTRVMVKMGSLKSKKVGIRVTCDGIKGIVPEGKSPAVANVFGAKCEVDLRIKIWRWAF; this comes from the exons ATGTCAGACAAAGTACCGTCGTCCAGCCCCACCGTCGCAGCTGCCGCCAAAGGCGGCACCGATGAACCACCACCCTCCACAACAGCCCCAGCAAACGGCGGCGCCAAAAAAACCCACCTTTACAACCCCACGTCACGCCCAACTTACC CCGCCATAACCGGCACCGTCCTTTACGTACTTTACCGCCCTCACCGCCCTTCTTTCACCCTCGCTTCATTCCGCATCCACCGCCTGAACCTAACTACCAGTGCGGACTCTGCCTCTTCCCACCTCTCGACCCTTTTCAACTTAACCATTTCTTCCAAAAACCCGAACGCTTACCTCTCTTTCTCTTACGACCCTTTCACCGTCTCGTGCGTATCGAGCGACGGCGACGTGTTTTTAGGCAATGGAACGTTGCCGGCTTTCTTCAGTGGCAGCAAAATCGAGACTACTTTCAGGGGAGTCGCGGTGGCGACGTCGAGCGACGTAGACGCCGAGACGATGAATGGGTTGAGACCGGAGCTGAAGAAGAAAAAGGGGTTCTTGTTGAAAGTTGAAATGGATACCCGAGTGATGGTGAAAATGGGTAGCTTGAAGAGCAAGAAAGTGGGGATTAGGGTTACTTGCGATGGAATTAAAGGGATTGTACCAGAAGGAAAGTCGCCGGCGGTGGCTAACGTTTTTGGAGCTAAGTGTGAGGTTGATCTAAGGATCAAAATATGGAGATGGGCCTTTTAG
- the LOC121220011 gene encoding putative uncharacterized protein DDB_G0271982 yields MLMLGSPEYGFSGESAGKLNALLTESDDESEFSNDEGKLEEIMQELYKEITATTTSSSPNTSPPMVTLPSPSSSSSSSSPPLYLSPPPFSVSDVKSESCGASMSDSSSTVMAGIEFVVHAGKLPEKEIGVTEMGFDDDNNTTTTTINNNNNNNSGDFVAREEEMDGCDEGELGNDQWLTIVLGWGPLELEDWT; encoded by the coding sequence ATGTTAATGCTAGGATCGCCGGAGTATGGATTTTCAGGCGAATCTGCCGGTAAGTTAAACGCCCTGTTGACGGAATCCGACGACGAAAGCGAGTTTTCAAACGACGAAGGGAAACTAGAAGAGATAATGCAAGAGCTTTACAAAGAGATAACAGCAACAACGACAAGCTCTTCTCCCAACACTTCACCGCCGATGGTAACTTTGCCGTCGCcgtcatcatcatcttcatcatcttctccGCCGCTTTATTTGTCTCCACCGCCGTTCTCCGTCAGCGACGTCAAGAGCGAGAGCTGTGGGGCTTCCATGTCTGACTCATCCTCCACCGTGATGGCCGGTATCGAGTTCGTCGTACACGCCGGGAAGTTACCCGAAAAAGAGATAGGGGTAACGGAGATGGGTTTCGACGATGATAAtaacaccaccaccaccaccatcaacaacaacaacaacaacaacagtgGTGATTTCGTAGCAAGGGAAGAGGAAATGGACGGTTGTGATGAAGGGGAGTTGGGAAATGATCAATGGCTGACAATAGTTTTAGGGTGGGGTCCACTGGAACTGGAGGACTGGACCTGA
- the LOC121220389 gene encoding uncharacterized protein, which produces MFYLQKDSYKTTGCFDLHCSGFVQTSSKVAFGGALEPASTEFGQQYYINVDIFMDPNTNNWWLKIKEDLIIGYWPASTLLFYLNHSSTLVEWGGQVYSSNVKKEPHTKTGMGSGQFASGLRGNACYMDNIAIVDFSMQLKYPQWVGTWADEQYCYTALNYQEGYGTLPVFYFGGPGQNFNCP; this is translated from the exons ATGTTTTATTTGCAGAAAGATTCATACAAGACAACAGGTTGCTTTGACCTCCATTGCAGTGGCTTCGTTCAAACAAGCTCCAAAGTTGCCTTTGGTGGAGCCCTTGAGCCTGCCTCCACTGAGTTTGGTCAACAGTATTATATCAATGTTGACATATTTATG GATCCAAACACGAACAATTGGTGGCTAAAAATTAAGGAAGATTTGATAATTGGGTATTGGCCAGCATCAACACTACTATTTTACTTGAATCATAGTTCAACGCTGGTTGAATGGGGTGGACAAGTTTATAGCTCAAATGTGAAGAAAGAGCCACACACAAAGACCGGCATGGGAAGTGGCCAATTTGCTTCTGGTCTAAGAGGGAATGCATGTTACATGGATAATATTGCCATTGTTGATTTCTCAATGCAACTCAAGTATCCACAGTGGGTAGGCACTTGGGCTGATGAACAGTATTGCTACACTGCTTTGAATTACCAAGAAGGATATGGAACTTTACCGGTTTTTTACTTTGGGGGACCTGGTCAAAATTTTAATTGTCCCTAG
- the LOC107932864 gene encoding ferrochelatase-2, chloroplastic: MEAAAASLSGSNIFHRNYRFSRSINRRRYIASGSRYFSNSDLNTQNHSVFKGPNLSNVQIQKRNLRLQMNCALGVCTFPENVMESHHSHIVEEKLGVLLLNLGGPETLNDVQPFLYNLFADPDIIRLPRLLRFLQRPLAKLISVLRAPKSKEGYAAIGGGSPLRKITDEQADALRMALEAKNIRANVYVGMRYWFPFTEEAIEQIKRDRITKLVVLPLYPQFSISTTGSSIRVLERIFKEDAYLSRLPVSVILSWYQRQGYINSMADLIEKELGKFAKPEEVMIFFSAHGVPVSYVEEAGDPYKDQMEECIYLIMQELKARGIGNDHTLAYQSRVGPVQWLKPYTDEVLVEIGQKGVKSLLAVPISFVSEHIETLEEIDMEYKHLALESGIKNWGRVPALGCNSLFITDLADAVVEALPSAKALSASTENDEEAEYDPLRYLVKMFFGSILAFLLLLTPKVVLAFRNSLL; this comes from the exons ATGGAAGCAGCAGCAGCATCTTTATCTGGATCCAATATCTTCCATCGTAATTATAGATTTTCAAG GTCGATTAATCGGCGCAGATATATTGCTTCTGGGTCACGCTATTTCTCAAATTCTGATTTGAATACTCAAAATCATAGCGTTTTCAAAGGACCCAATCTCAGTAATGTACAAATTCAAAAGAGAAATTTGAGGCTACAAATGAATTGCGCTCTGGGTGTTTGTACTTTCCCTGAAAATGTTATGGAATCTCATCACTCACATATTGTGGAAGAGAAACTTGGGGTCTTGCTTTTGAACCTTGGAGGTCCCGAGACACTTAATGATGTTCAACCCTTTTTGTATAACTTGTTTGCTGATCCT GATATTATACGGTTGCCTCGGCTATTGAGGTTTCTTCAACGACCATTGGCAAAGTTAATATCTGTTCTTAGAGCTCCTAAGAGCAAAGAAGGGTATGCTGCTATCGGTGGCGGTTCACCTTTGCGTAAAATAACCGATGAACAG GCAGATGCTCTTAGAATGGCTTTGGAGGCAAAGAACATACGTGCTAATGTATATGTTGGAATGCGATATTGGTTCCCCTTCACCGAGGAAGCAATTGAACAG ATTAAGCGGGACAGAATAACAAAGCTCGTTGTGCTGCCTCTATATCCTCAGTTCTCCATCTCCACAACTGGTTCCAGCATCCGTGTTCTCGAACGTATATTCAA GGAAGATGCATATTTATCAAGACTACCTGTATCCGTCATTCTTTCATGGTATCAACGACAAGGTTATATTAACTCTATGGCTGACTTGATCGAGAAAGAGTTGGGTAAATTTGCAAAGCCTGAAGAG GTCATGATATTCTTTAGTGCCCACGGGGTACCTGTCAGCTATGTCGAGGAAGCTGGAGATCCATACAAAGATCAAATGGAGGAGTGTATCTACTTAATCATGCAAGAGCTGAAAGCTAGAGGGATTGGAAACGATCATACCCTCGCTTACCAG AGTCGAGTCGGTCCTGTCCAATGGCTAAAGCCCTATACCGATGAAGTTCTTGTCGAGATTGGTCAAAAAGGAGTGAAGAGTCTTCTAGCCGTTCCTATAAG CTTTGTGAGTGAACACATAGAGACTCTCGAAGAGATCGACATGGAATATAAACATTTAGCCCTCGAGTCCGGAATCAAGAATTGGGGTCGTGTTCCTGCTCTAGGTTGCAATTCTTTATTCATCACTGACTTAGCTGATGCTGTAGTCGAAGCTCTACCATCAGCAAAAGCCCTGTCAGCCTCAACGGAAAATGACGAAGAAGCCGAATATGATCCCTTAAGATACCTTGTCAAAATGTTCTTCGGCTCGATATTGGCATTTCTCTTGCTATTGACACCAAAGGTAGTGCTTGCATTTAGGAATAGCCTCCTTTAG